From one Lolium rigidum isolate FL_2022 chromosome 4, APGP_CSIRO_Lrig_0.1, whole genome shotgun sequence genomic stretch:
- the LOC124650186 gene encoding uncharacterized protein LOC124650186 translates to MGSSGGSSEYFLRQLSSSDGGSAPAPPYQQPEEWECGVGGGGRRGSRRWSGRKKPRARGHRRGVGGGLCGGREEEASASAGRKRVMVVVDQSSGAKHAMMWALTHVANRGDFLTLLHVLPRGGTGGEEASALANSLGSLCKACKPEVEVEALVIQGPMLATVLSQVKKLEASVLVLSQRKPSPFCCFMRSSGEVLVEECINRAECLTLAVRRQSKGVGGYLVSTRWQKNFWLLA, encoded by the exons ATGGGGAGCAGCGGTGGCAGCAGCGAGTACTTCCTGCGCCAGCTGAGCTCCAGCGACGGCGGtagcgcgccggcgccgccgtacCAGCAGCCGGAGGAGTGGGAGTGCGGCGTTGGCGGCGGGGGCAGGCGCGGGTCGAGGCGGTGGTCCGGCAGGAAGAAGCCGCGGGCGAGGGGCCACcggcgcggcgtcggcggcgggttATGCGGGGGCAGGGAGGAggaggcgtcggcgtcggcggggaggaagagggtgatggtggtggtggaccaGAGCTCCGGCGCCAAGCACGCCATGATGTGGGCGCTCACCCACGTCGCCAACAGGGGGGACTTCCTCACGCTGCTCCACGTCCTGCCCCGCGGCGGCACCGGCGGCGAGGAGGCCTCCGCGCTCGCCAACTCCCTCGGCTCCCTCTGCAAGGCCTGCAAGCCTGAG GTGGAGGTGGAAGCGCTCGTGATCCAAGGGCCCATGCTGGCCACCGTGCTGAGCCAGGTGAAGAAGCTGGAGGCGTCGGTGCTCGTGCTCAGCCAACGCAAGCCATCGCCTTTCTGCTG CTTCATGCGGAGCAGCGGCGAGGTGCTGGTGGAGGAGTGCATCAACAGGGCGGAGTGCCTGACGCTGGCGGTGCGGCGGCAGAGCAAGGGCGTCGGCGGCTACCTCGTCAGCACCCGCTGGCAGAAGAACTTCTGGCTACTCGCTTGA